From Dermochelys coriacea isolate rDerCor1 chromosome 9, rDerCor1.pri.v4, whole genome shotgun sequence, one genomic window encodes:
- the CLDN2 gene encoding claudin-2, which yields MISVRLQVVGYILGALGLLGTVITTLLPNWKTNSYIGSSIVTMVGFTKGLWMECAIQSTGVTQCDSYNSLLALPIDIQAAQALMVTSCAVSSLAFIVSVMGMKCTIFAKNSPAKDRVAVTGGVIFILGGVLCFIPVVWNTHVVLRDFYNPIIPDSAKYEMGEAMYLGIVSALLTLLGGCILSASCPPRESVTAYQSVYQSKALATPQPSISHIQKPKSEFNGYNLTGYV from the coding sequence ATGATCTCAGTCAGGCTACAGGTCGTGGGCTACATCCTGGGGGCACTGGGGTTGCTGGGCACCGTGATCACCACGCTCCTACCCAACTGGAAGACCAACTCTTACATTGGCTCCAGCATCGTGACGATGGTGGGCTTCACCAAGGGCCTTTGGATGGAGTGTGCCATACAAAGCACCGGCGTCACCCAGTGcgatagctacaactccctgctAGCCCTGCCCATCGACATCCAGGCAGCTCAGGCTTTGATGGTGACCTCCTGTGCCGTCTCCTCGCTGGCCTTTATCGTTTCCGTGATGGGGATGAAGTGCACCATCTTTGCTAAGAACTCCCCTGCCAAGGACAGGGTAGCAGTGACAGGGGGTGTGATCTTCATCCTGGGGGGTGTGCTGTGCTTCATCCCCGTGGTGTGGAACACCCACGTGGTGCTGCGAGATTTCTACAACCCGATCATCCCAGACAGCGCCAAGTATGAGATGGGGGAAGCGATGTACCTGGGCATTGTCTCAGCCTTGCTCACCCTCCTTGGTGGCTGCATCCTCTCCGCATCCTGCCCGCCCCGGGAGTCTGTGACAGCCTACCAGAGTGTCTACCAATCCAAAGCCCTGGCGACCCCCCAGCCATCCATCAGCCATATTCAAAAACCTAAGAGTGAGTTCAATGGCTACAACCTGACTGGGTATGTGTAG